A single Suricata suricatta isolate VVHF042 chromosome 2, meerkat_22Aug2017_6uvM2_HiC, whole genome shotgun sequence DNA region contains:
- the C2H10orf105 gene encoding uncharacterized protein C10orf105 homolog isoform X5, whose protein sequence is MSTQGPSPLAFLTAPVTPGSTTTEANDPLPVLIALACIFLLLASCLLFMALCKPAALDPSRRQARECMPHHPGSPSEPQLRLWKRLGSLRRSLHSFRRGRPAPRRPLPGCDDSIDCDCTESTKM, encoded by the coding sequence ATGAGCACACAGGGTCCCAGCCCTCTGGCCTTTCTCACAGCCCCTGTCACTCCGGGCAGCACCACCACGGAGGCAAATGACCCCCTCCCCGTGCTCATCGCCCTGGCCTGcatcttccttctgctggctAGCTGTCTGCTGTTCATGGCCCTCTGCAAACCGGCCGCGCTGGACCCGAGCCGCAGGCAGGCTCGGGAGTGCATGCCCCACCACCCCGGGAGCCCCAGtgagccccagctcaggctctggaAGCGTCTGGGCTCCCTGCGCCGCTCCCTGCACAGCTTCCGCAGAGGCAGGCCCGCTCCCAGACGCCCCCTGCCGGGCTGCGATGACAGCATCGACTGTGACTGCACGGAATCCACCAAGATGTGA
- the C2H10orf105 gene encoding uncharacterized protein C10orf105 homolog isoform X3: MGGGVCWCPQSAGCRVRPRAGRRLDTGSRELGPATVGAMSTQGPSPLAFLTAPVTPGSTTTEANDPLPVLIALACIFLLLASCLLFMALCKPAALDPSRRQARECMPHHPGSPSEPQLRLWKRLGSLRRSLHSFRRGRPAPRRPLPGCDDSIDCDCTESTKM; this comes from the exons ATGGGAGGTGGGGTGTGCTGGTGCCCTCAGTCGGCTGGGTGCAGGGTGAGGCCTCgagcaggaaggaggctggaCACTGGGAGCCGGGAGTTAGGTCCTGCCACTGTTG GAGCCATGAGCACACAGGGTCCCAGCCCTCTGGCCTTTCTCACAGCCCCTGTCACTCCGGGCAGCACCACCACGGAGGCAAATGACCCCCTCCCCGTGCTCATCGCCCTGGCCTGcatcttccttctgctggctAGCTGTCTGCTGTTCATGGCCCTCTGCAAACCGGCCGCGCTGGACCCGAGCCGCAGGCAGGCTCGGGAGTGCATGCCCCACCACCCCGGGAGCCCCAGtgagccccagctcaggctctggaAGCGTCTGGGCTCCCTGCGCCGCTCCCTGCACAGCTTCCGCAGAGGCAGGCCCGCTCCCAGACGCCCCCTGCCGGGCTGCGATGACAGCATCGACTGTGACTGCACGGAATCCACCAAGATGTGA
- the C2H10orf105 gene encoding uncharacterized protein C10orf105 homolog isoform X1 produces MAGPQSCAFCPKISLTFENVSHRPLPSAARHLQRAGALSGKLSVLPPRTEAWPSFAGLIGSPDSCDSLETLSGLARLRLLPLQTALGAMSTQGPSPLAFLTAPVTPGSTTTEANDPLPVLIALACIFLLLASCLLFMALCKPAALDPSRRQARECMPHHPGSPSEPQLRLWKRLGSLRRSLHSFRRGRPAPRRPLPGCDDSIDCDCTESTKM; encoded by the exons ATGGCTGGCCCTCAATCCTGTGCTTTCTGCCCTAAGATCTCTTTGACCTTTGAAAACGTCTCTCACCGCCCCCTCCCTTCAGCAGCCAGACACCTTCAAAGGGCAGGTGCTCTTTCTGGGAAGCTGAGTG TGCTTCCCCCAAGGACTGAAGCCTGGCCCAGCTTTGCTGGCCTGATAGGATCTCCAGATTCATGTGACAGTCTTGAAACACTATCAGGACTAGCAAGATTGAGACTTCTCCCACTTCAGACTGCCCTAG GAGCCATGAGCACACAGGGTCCCAGCCCTCTGGCCTTTCTCACAGCCCCTGTCACTCCGGGCAGCACCACCACGGAGGCAAATGACCCCCTCCCCGTGCTCATCGCCCTGGCCTGcatcttccttctgctggctAGCTGTCTGCTGTTCATGGCCCTCTGCAAACCGGCCGCGCTGGACCCGAGCCGCAGGCAGGCTCGGGAGTGCATGCCCCACCACCCCGGGAGCCCCAGtgagccccagctcaggctctggaAGCGTCTGGGCTCCCTGCGCCGCTCCCTGCACAGCTTCCGCAGAGGCAGGCCCGCTCCCAGACGCCCCCTGCCGGGCTGCGATGACAGCATCGACTGTGACTGCACGGAATCCACCAAGATGTGA
- the C2H10orf105 gene encoding uncharacterized protein C10orf105 homolog isoform X2 has product MGEVLPPRTEAWPSFAGLIGSPDSCDSLETLSGLARLRLLPLQTALGAMSTQGPSPLAFLTAPVTPGSTTTEANDPLPVLIALACIFLLLASCLLFMALCKPAALDPSRRQARECMPHHPGSPSEPQLRLWKRLGSLRRSLHSFRRGRPAPRRPLPGCDDSIDCDCTESTKM; this is encoded by the exons ATGGGGGAAG TGCTTCCCCCAAGGACTGAAGCCTGGCCCAGCTTTGCTGGCCTGATAGGATCTCCAGATTCATGTGACAGTCTTGAAACACTATCAGGACTAGCAAGATTGAGACTTCTCCCACTTCAGACTGCCCTAG GAGCCATGAGCACACAGGGTCCCAGCCCTCTGGCCTTTCTCACAGCCCCTGTCACTCCGGGCAGCACCACCACGGAGGCAAATGACCCCCTCCCCGTGCTCATCGCCCTGGCCTGcatcttccttctgctggctAGCTGTCTGCTGTTCATGGCCCTCTGCAAACCGGCCGCGCTGGACCCGAGCCGCAGGCAGGCTCGGGAGTGCATGCCCCACCACCCCGGGAGCCCCAGtgagccccagctcaggctctggaAGCGTCTGGGCTCCCTGCGCCGCTCCCTGCACAGCTTCCGCAGAGGCAGGCCCGCTCCCAGACGCCCCCTGCCGGGCTGCGATGACAGCATCGACTGTGACTGCACGGAATCCACCAAGATGTGA
- the C2H10orf105 gene encoding uncharacterized protein C10orf105 homolog isoform X4, whose translation MGEGAMSTQGPSPLAFLTAPVTPGSTTTEANDPLPVLIALACIFLLLASCLLFMALCKPAALDPSRRQARECMPHHPGSPSEPQLRLWKRLGSLRRSLHSFRRGRPAPRRPLPGCDDSIDCDCTESTKM comes from the exons ATGGGGGAAG GAGCCATGAGCACACAGGGTCCCAGCCCTCTGGCCTTTCTCACAGCCCCTGTCACTCCGGGCAGCACCACCACGGAGGCAAATGACCCCCTCCCCGTGCTCATCGCCCTGGCCTGcatcttccttctgctggctAGCTGTCTGCTGTTCATGGCCCTCTGCAAACCGGCCGCGCTGGACCCGAGCCGCAGGCAGGCTCGGGAGTGCATGCCCCACCACCCCGGGAGCCCCAGtgagccccagctcaggctctggaAGCGTCTGGGCTCCCTGCGCCGCTCCCTGCACAGCTTCCGCAGAGGCAGGCCCGCTCCCAGACGCCCCCTGCCGGGCTGCGATGACAGCATCGACTGTGACTGCACGGAATCCACCAAGATGTGA